In the genome of Solibacillus silvestris, one region contains:
- a CDS encoding 5-bromo-4-chloroindolyl phosphate hydrolase, whose protein sequence is MLGPINFLTRHLINVLVFSTAATLTFVNFTGITTMLALPLGAAAYFISNKITYAIQKTTQSKKIGLSKSEYNLIEAQLKQARSHIQALNQQYVRVRSVRAFKQINEMSKLAKRIINIVQTNPQKFYAVEDFFYAHLPSAVQLSDKYTLLTKEQVPGTDVHLALEDTRRTLKDLQITMESDLKSALSSDIENLKIELDFAKLSNEKRKDRLKIGGE, encoded by the coding sequence ATGCTTGGTCCTATAAATTTTCTAACACGCCATCTAATTAATGTATTGGTTTTTTCGACAGCTGCCACACTAACGTTTGTTAATTTTACCGGCATAACAACGATGCTGGCATTACCTCTTGGAGCAGCAGCATATTTCATCAGTAATAAAATAACATACGCTATTCAGAAAACAACACAAAGTAAAAAAATTGGGCTTTCTAAATCGGAATACAATTTAATCGAAGCACAATTAAAACAGGCCCGTTCACATATTCAGGCATTAAATCAGCAATATGTCAGAGTGCGTTCGGTACGTGCTTTTAAGCAAATAAATGAAATGTCCAAACTAGCAAAACGTATTATCAATATTGTGCAAACAAACCCTCAAAAGTTTTATGCAGTAGAAGATTTCTTCTATGCACATCTACCTTCAGCCGTACAGCTGTCTGATAAATACACGTTACTGACAAAGGAACAAGTACCTGGTACGGATGTACATTTAGCGTTGGAAGATACACGCAGAACGCTGAAAGATCTCCAAATTACAATGGAATCGGATTTAAAAAGTGCTTTATCTTCGGATATCGAAAACTTAAAAATTGAACTTGACTTTGCTAAATTGTCGAATGAAAAGCGTAAAGATCGATTAAAAATCGGCGGTGAGTAA
- a CDS encoding TelA-like protein, whose translation MNMTNNPFDAFTASENVDLQVSKEQFAVNVANNAASPLFASLSNDMKQRALQLAQNLEPKNYETVLSFGLPAQEALKKFTTQMLQYIQRKDVRKVGEVLSDLMQHLEMIDPDALIEQEKGFFAKLFSRPTQSIQEIMTHYNKLSKRIDRLSIQLEYNQNALLNDYQFLNKLYAINEDYFQEINVYIATLEIKKQHMRDVVLPSMQKEIVEGQNPFKQHELKDIEMQIEWIDRRMYDLELSREVAIQYAPQIRMIQQTNQMLIEKIQSSIMTTIPLWQSQIAMLLNMNNQRRAIRSQERLMDASEQLMRKNGKMLEVSKKASNRPALSHSDIDRFKQTQMQLLHDIEDTLRVHVETDEKRHEIEHTILEQK comes from the coding sequence ATGAATATGACAAATAATCCATTTGATGCCTTTACAGCAAGTGAAAATGTTGACTTGCAAGTAAGTAAAGAACAATTTGCGGTGAACGTTGCAAACAATGCAGCCTCACCGCTTTTCGCATCATTATCTAATGATATGAAACAACGGGCACTGCAATTAGCCCAAAACTTAGAGCCGAAAAATTATGAAACGGTTCTTTCATTTGGTTTACCTGCACAAGAAGCATTGAAAAAATTTACAACACAGATGCTGCAGTATATTCAGCGCAAAGATGTCCGGAAAGTCGGTGAAGTATTATCCGATTTAATGCAGCATTTAGAAATGATTGACCCGGATGCATTAATCGAACAGGAAAAAGGGTTCTTTGCAAAACTCTTCAGCCGACCGACTCAGTCTATTCAAGAGATTATGACCCATTACAACAAATTGAGTAAACGCATCGACCGCTTGAGCATCCAATTGGAATATAACCAAAATGCGTTATTAAACGATTACCAGTTTTTAAATAAACTATATGCAATAAATGAAGACTATTTCCAGGAAATTAATGTTTATATCGCAACATTGGAAATAAAAAAACAGCATATGCGGGATGTTGTCCTCCCTTCAATGCAAAAAGAAATTGTAGAAGGACAAAATCCTTTTAAACAGCATGAATTGAAAGACATTGAAATGCAAATCGAGTGGATTGACCGCCGTATGTATGATCTGGAACTATCGCGGGAAGTGGCAATTCAATATGCACCGCAAATTCGAATGATTCAGCAGACGAATCAAATGTTAATCGAAAAAATTCAAAGTTCGATTATGACGACTATCCCTTTATGGCAGTCCCAAATTGCGATGTTATTAAATATGAACAATCAGCGTCGTGCAATACGGTCTCAGGAACGGCTAATGGATGCTTCAGAACAATTGATGCGTAAAAACGGTAAAATGCTGGAAGTGTCCAAAAAAGCGTCGAATCGCCCTGCATTATCCCATAGTGATATTGACCGGTTTAAACAGACCCAGATGCAATTATTGCACGATATTGAAGATACATTACGTGTACATGTAGAGACAGACGAAAAGCGCCATGAAATTGAGCATACAATATTAGAACAGAAATAA
- a CDS encoding ABC transporter, with product MTVVIDINHLNKKFGDHEVLKDVNFQVNKGEVVTLIGSSGSGKSTLLRCINLLETPTAGEIIYNGENILNDGHQIEKYRTHLGMVFQQFNLFNNLDVLNNCIVGQMKVLKRSKEEAEQNAMKYLELVGMSAYKNAKPKHLSGGQKQRVAIARALAMDPDVMLFDEPTSALDPEMVGEVLKVMRHLADQGNTMLIVTHEMEFAKEVSDRIVFMDKGVIVEEGPPEQLLVNPKHDRTKEFLKRTLR from the coding sequence ATGACAGTTGTAATAGATATTAACCATTTAAATAAAAAATTCGGCGATCATGAAGTATTGAAAGATGTGAATTTCCAGGTAAACAAAGGGGAAGTCGTAACTTTGATCGGTTCTTCTGGTTCTGGGAAATCAACACTGTTACGCTGCATTAATCTACTCGAAACACCAACAGCAGGAGAAATTATCTATAACGGAGAAAATATTTTAAATGACGGTCATCAAATTGAAAAGTACCGTACACATTTAGGGATGGTATTTCAGCAGTTCAATTTATTCAATAATTTGGATGTACTAAATAACTGTATTGTTGGCCAAATGAAAGTGTTGAAGCGTTCAAAAGAGGAAGCAGAACAAAATGCGATGAAGTATTTGGAGCTTGTCGGTATGAGTGCCTATAAAAATGCGAAACCGAAACATTTATCCGGTGGACAGAAACAACGTGTCGCAATCGCCCGTGCATTAGCGATGGATCCCGATGTAATGCTGTTTGATGAACCGACATCAGCGCTTGACCCTGAAATGGTAGGGGAAGTATTAAAGGTAATGCGCCACCTGGCAGACCAAGGAAATACAATGCTGATCGTTACACATGAAATGGAGTTTGCCAAGGAAGTATCTGACCGCATTGTCTTCATGGATAAAGGGGTTATCGTAGAGGAAGGCCCTCCGGAACAGTTGCTTGTAAACCCAAAACACGACCGGACTAAAGAATTTTTAAAACGAACATTACGGTAA
- a CDS encoding amino acid ABC transporter substrate-binding protein yields MAFLESSWNLFTNNWDLFVRGAWTALLLAIIGTICGTLIGFFIGIMHTIPQRKKNVKSIVLKVFNFILTSYVEIFRGTPMMVQAMVVFYGLVYLGIDIDRFLAASVVISLNTGAYMAEYVRGGIVSIDKGQFEAAQAIGMNHLQTMIHIVLPQVARNILPATGNQFVMNIKDSSVLSVISVVELFFTANSIAGSNYKYIEAFFIATILYFIMTFTVTRFLLLFEKKMDGPSSYKVELITGNKLEKDGE; encoded by the coding sequence ATGGCATTTTTAGAATCATCATGGAACTTGTTTACGAACAACTGGGATTTATTCGTACGTGGTGCTTGGACTGCACTTCTATTGGCAATTATCGGGACAATTTGCGGAACTCTGATTGGATTTTTTATCGGGATTATGCATACGATTCCACAACGTAAAAAGAATGTAAAATCAATAGTTTTAAAAGTATTTAATTTCATATTAACGTCATATGTGGAAATTTTTAGGGGAACGCCAATGATGGTTCAAGCGATGGTGGTGTTTTATGGCCTCGTATACTTAGGCATTGATATTGACCGCTTTTTAGCAGCTTCTGTTGTTATTAGTTTAAATACGGGAGCATATATGGCTGAATATGTACGTGGCGGTATTGTTTCGATTGATAAAGGGCAATTTGAGGCAGCACAGGCGATTGGCATGAATCACCTGCAAACAATGATTCATATTGTCCTGCCGCAAGTCGCACGAAATATTTTACCTGCAACAGGGAATCAGTTCGTAATGAACATTAAAGATTCTTCAGTATTAAGTGTTATTTCGGTTGTGGAACTTTTCTTTACGGCAAACTCGATTGCAGGCAGTAACTATAAATATATCGAAGCGTTCTTTATCGCAACGATTTTGTACTTTATTATGACATTTACTGTAACTCGTTTCTTACTATTATTCGAGAAGAAGATGGACGGACCTTCTTCATATAAAGTGGAGCTTATTACCGGCAACAAGCTAGAAAAGGATGGTGAATAA
- a CDS encoding ABC transporter substrate-binding protein, with translation MKKRLLILLTAMTMLLLAACGSSDEGTTSGSDSDKKVIKIGMEAAYAPFNWSQKDDANGGVQIASSKEFAAGYDVEIAKKIAEGLDMELQIVKTDWDGLIPSLQSGAIDLVIAGMSPMPERKEVIDFTENYYTSDYVIVVKEDGPYANATSLPDFAGAKITGQQSTTHYDVIDQIEGVQKQVAATDFGAMRVQLQSGAIDGYVSERPEGISAEMALNNIKYIVPEPNFEADEASTAVAVGLKKGSDLREQINKVLAEISEEERQQLMEDAIANQPAAQ, from the coding sequence ATGAAAAAAAGACTATTAATTTTATTGACTGCCATGACAATGCTATTGTTAGCAGCGTGTGGTTCAAGCGATGAAGGTACTACAAGCGGTTCTGATTCAGACAAGAAAGTTATTAAAATTGGTATGGAAGCAGCGTATGCCCCTTTTAACTGGTCACAAAAAGATGATGCCAATGGCGGAGTTCAAATTGCAAGTTCAAAGGAATTTGCAGCAGGCTATGATGTGGAAATTGCGAAAAAAATTGCAGAAGGTCTGGACATGGAATTACAAATTGTTAAAACAGACTGGGATGGCTTAATTCCATCATTACAATCAGGTGCCATTGATCTGGTAATTGCAGGTATGTCACCAATGCCTGAACGTAAGGAAGTAATTGATTTCACAGAGAACTATTACACAAGTGACTATGTCATTGTTGTTAAAGAAGACGGTCCATATGCAAATGCAACTTCGTTACCTGACTTTGCAGGTGCAAAAATTACAGGTCAGCAATCGACAACACATTATGATGTAATCGACCAAATCGAAGGTGTTCAAAAACAAGTAGCGGCAACTGATTTTGGTGCAATGCGAGTGCAATTACAGTCAGGTGCGATTGATGGATATGTTTCAGAACGTCCAGAAGGTATCTCTGCTGAAATGGCACTGAATAATATTAAATACATCGTACCTGAGCCAAACTTCGAAGCAGACGAAGCGTCAACAGCTGTAGCAGTAGGTTTGAAAAAGGGATCAGATTTACGTGAACAAATTAACAAAGTTTTAGCTGAAATTTCGGAAGAAGAGCGTCAACAACTAATGGAAGACGCAATTGCAAATCAACCAGCAGCACAATAA
- a CDS encoding dihydrolipoamide succinyltransferase, translating to MAEIKVPELAESITEGTIAQWVKKVGDRVEKGEFIVELETDKVNAEIISEEAGVLKQILAEEGDTVLVGQVIAVVEAGEGAAPAPAAKEEAPAAAPAKEEAPKAAAAAPAPAPVAVEETSGERVIASPAARKLAREKGIDLAAISPVDPQGRVRVQDVAAHGTAPAAPAAAPAPAAGNGPMIFTPAADTDRVTVEKMSRRRQTIAKRLLEVKQSTAMLTTFNEIDMTNIMALRKRKQDEFVKANDIKLGFMSFFTKAVVAALKKYPYVNAQINGDEIHLNNFFDIGIAVSTEEGLVVPVVRDANAKNFAEIEKNIAELAGKARDKKLGLNDMAGGSFTITNGGVFGSLMSTPIMNGTQAGILGMHSIVNRPVAVNGEVQIRPMMYVALSYDHRIIDGKDSVGFLKTVKEMIENPEDLLLNS from the coding sequence GTGGCTGAAATTAAAGTCCCTGAATTAGCAGAATCAATTACTGAAGGAACAATTGCCCAATGGGTGAAAAAAGTTGGAGATCGCGTAGAAAAAGGCGAATTCATCGTTGAGTTAGAAACTGATAAAGTTAATGCTGAAATTATCTCTGAAGAAGCAGGCGTTTTAAAACAAATTTTAGCTGAAGAAGGCGATACTGTGTTAGTTGGACAAGTAATCGCAGTAGTTGAAGCAGGCGAAGGCGCAGCACCAGCACCAGCTGCAAAAGAAGAAGCTCCAGCAGCAGCTCCAGCAAAAGAAGAAGCTCCTAAAGCAGCAGCAGCAGCACCAGCACCAGCACCAGTTGCAGTTGAAGAAACTTCAGGTGAGCGTGTAATCGCTTCACCAGCAGCACGTAAATTAGCTCGTGAAAAAGGCATCGACTTAGCAGCAATTTCACCAGTTGATCCACAAGGTCGTGTACGTGTACAAGACGTTGCAGCACATGGTACAGCTCCAGCGGCTCCAGCAGCAGCTCCAGCTCCAGCAGCAGGCAATGGTCCAATGATCTTTACACCAGCAGCTGATACAGACCGTGTAACAGTTGAAAAAATGAGCCGTCGTCGTCAAACAATTGCAAAACGTTTATTAGAAGTTAAACAATCAACTGCAATGTTAACTACTTTCAACGAAATTGATATGACGAACATTATGGCATTACGTAAGCGTAAACAAGATGAGTTCGTGAAAGCTAACGATATTAAATTAGGCTTCATGTCATTCTTCACAAAAGCTGTAGTAGCAGCATTAAAGAAATATCCATATGTAAATGCACAAATTAACGGTGATGAAATTCACTTAAACAACTTCTTCGATATCGGTATTGCTGTATCAACAGAAGAAGGTTTAGTAGTACCAGTAGTTCGTGATGCAAATGCGAAAAACTTTGCTGAAATCGAGAAAAACATTGCGGAATTAGCTGGTAAAGCACGCGACAAAAAATTAGGCTTAAACGACATGGCTGGCGGATCATTCACAATCACTAACGGTGGTGTATTCGGTTCATTAATGTCTACACCGATCATGAACGGTACTCAAGCTGGTATTTTAGGTATGCACTCAATCGTAAACCGTCCAGTAGCTGTTAATGGTGAAGTTCAAATTCGTCCAATGATGTATGTAGCATTATCTTATGACCACCGTATCATCGATGGTAAAGATTCTGTTGGCTTCTTAAAAACAGTTAAAGAAATGATCGAAAACCCAGAAGATTTATTATTAAATTCTTAA
- a CDS encoding 2-oxoglutarate dehydrogenase subunit E1: MSNNVLPAGSPWSAFSGPNLGYVLEQYDLFLQSPEEVEPELVELFQAYGGPVFADGQQPVATAAVTGTGDYKKVLAAVKLAESIREYGHLAADLYPLKNRQLDTSRIEESVFNLTAADLQAIPASVFFANVPAGVTNGKEAIDYLKSVYTDKIGVEVAHLQNAEERAWIEAQVEGGAFKATLSPEEKKAVLERLTRIENFEKFIHKTFVGQKRFSGEGLDTQIILLDEIIKSSETKGVKNVRIGMAHRGRLNVLTHVLNKPYDMMFSDFAHVSNDLFFPEDGKLEITKGWTGDVKYHMGASYTHDSGLNVKLAYNPSHLEVGNPLVIGSVRAAQDDVSAAGTAKHDPSNAFGIILHGDAAFAGQGIVTEGFNFSQTEGFTTGGTVQIIANNMIGFTTELHDSRSSIYSSDPAKGYDIPVIHVNADSPETVAAVGRFVAEYRAKFKKDIVIDLIGYRRYGHNETDDPTVTNPETYKLVSKHEPIRALYGAELAEAGILSADEVKALDTAIYAEMQAAYDHVKEMAEKDEHVTPNMPEELKIEFPEIDTKVDAERLAKVNEDLLVFADGFEPQNKLGKILAKRRDAFTEGKIDWGHAETLAYATITQDGTPVRFTGQDAQRGTFSQRHLVLHDKNNGAEFTPLHHIEGAKASFTVYNSPLTEAGVVGFEYGYNLENQNVLTVWEAQFGDFANMAQVMFDNFISSARAKWGQKSGFVLLLPHGYEGQGPEHSSSRMERFLQLSAENNWFVANCSNAGNYYHLLRRQAALLGTEGVRPLVVVSPKSLLRHPLAAATAEQLANGRFQEVIEQEGLGKNTEAVEKVVLGTGKVMIDLAERVKDGEGLDHLHIIRVEQIYPFPAQQVKDIIARFPNVKEIVWVQEEPKNQGSWTYVLETLYDIAEGKKVRYVGRPAMSSTSEGDGDSHKAAQAKLVNEALEK, translated from the coding sequence ATGTCGAACAATGTATTACCTGCAGGTTCTCCATGGTCAGCGTTTTCTGGTCCTAACTTAGGTTATGTATTAGAGCAATATGACTTATTCCTGCAATCTCCTGAAGAAGTAGAACCGGAACTAGTAGAATTATTCCAAGCATACGGTGGTCCTGTATTTGCAGATGGTCAACAACCGGTTGCAACTGCAGCAGTAACAGGTACTGGAGACTACAAAAAAGTATTAGCAGCAGTTAAATTGGCAGAATCAATTCGTGAATACGGCCATTTAGCAGCAGATTTATACCCACTAAAAAATCGTCAATTAGACACTTCACGTATTGAAGAAAGCGTATTCAATTTAACAGCGGCCGATCTTCAAGCTATTCCTGCATCAGTATTTTTTGCAAATGTTCCTGCAGGTGTTACAAACGGTAAGGAAGCAATTGATTATTTAAAATCTGTATATACAGATAAAATAGGTGTAGAAGTTGCACATTTACAAAATGCGGAAGAACGTGCATGGATCGAAGCTCAAGTTGAAGGCGGAGCGTTTAAAGCAACGTTATCACCTGAAGAAAAGAAAGCAGTTTTAGAACGATTAACACGAATTGAAAACTTTGAAAAATTCATTCATAAAACATTTGTTGGTCAAAAACGTTTCTCTGGAGAAGGTTTAGACACACAAATCATCCTTTTAGATGAAATTATTAAATCATCTGAAACTAAAGGTGTAAAAAATGTTCGAATTGGTATGGCCCACCGTGGACGTTTAAACGTATTAACACACGTATTAAATAAACCATACGATATGATGTTCTCTGATTTCGCCCATGTTTCAAATGATCTATTCTTCCCTGAAGATGGTAAATTAGAAATTACAAAAGGCTGGACTGGAGACGTTAAATACCATATGGGTGCATCTTACACTCATGATTCTGGATTGAACGTTAAATTAGCCTATAACCCATCACACTTAGAAGTAGGGAACCCGCTTGTAATCGGTTCTGTTCGTGCAGCTCAAGATGATGTATCTGCAGCAGGAACGGCTAAACATGATCCATCAAATGCATTCGGTATCATTTTACATGGTGACGCGGCATTCGCTGGTCAAGGGATTGTAACAGAAGGATTCAACTTCTCTCAAACAGAAGGATTTACAACAGGTGGTACAGTTCAGATTATCGCGAACAACATGATCGGTTTCACGACTGAGTTACATGATTCACGTTCATCTATTTATTCATCTGACCCTGCAAAAGGGTATGATATTCCGGTTATTCATGTAAATGCTGACAGCCCTGAAACAGTGGCAGCTGTTGGTCGCTTTGTAGCGGAATACCGTGCGAAATTTAAAAAGGATATCGTTATCGATTTAATCGGTTACCGCCGTTACGGTCATAATGAAACGGATGATCCGACAGTAACAAACCCTGAAACATATAAATTAGTATCAAAACATGAACCAATTCGTGCATTGTATGGTGCTGAACTAGCAGAAGCCGGCATTTTATCTGCTGATGAAGTAAAAGCTCTAGATACTGCTATTTATGCGGAAATGCAAGCTGCGTATGATCATGTTAAAGAAATGGCAGAAAAAGACGAGCATGTAACGCCTAATATGCCGGAAGAACTAAAAATCGAATTCCCTGAAATCGATACTAAAGTAGATGCTGAGCGTTTAGCTAAAGTAAATGAAGATTTACTTGTCTTTGCAGATGGTTTTGAGCCGCAAAACAAGTTAGGTAAAATTTTAGCAAAACGTCGTGATGCGTTTACTGAAGGTAAAATTGACTGGGGTCATGCTGAAACATTAGCATATGCAACAATTACGCAAGATGGCACACCGGTTCGTTTCACTGGTCAGGATGCACAGCGTGGTACGTTCTCTCAACGTCACTTAGTATTACATGATAAAAATAACGGTGCTGAATTTACACCATTACATCATATTGAAGGTGCAAAGGCTTCATTCACAGTTTACAACTCACCACTTACAGAAGCAGGTGTAGTAGGTTTTGAATATGGTTACAATTTAGAAAACCAAAATGTACTAACTGTATGGGAAGCACAATTCGGTGACTTTGCAAACATGGCGCAAGTAATGTTTGATAACTTCATCTCAAGTGCCCGCGCTAAATGGGGTCAAAAATCTGGATTCGTACTTCTTTTACCACATGGTTATGAAGGTCAAGGTCCAGAGCACTCATCAAGCCGTATGGAACGATTCCTGCAATTATCTGCAGAAAATAACTGGTTCGTAGCAAACTGTTCAAATGCAGGCAACTACTACCACTTATTACGCCGTCAAGCTGCTTTATTAGGTACAGAAGGTGTACGTCCATTAGTAGTGGTTTCTCCAAAATCACTTTTACGTCATCCACTTGCTGCAGCTACTGCTGAACAACTTGCAAATGGTCGCTTCCAGGAAGTGATCGAGCAAGAAGGTTTAGGCAAAAACACAGAAGCGGTTGAAAAAGTAGTACTTGGTACAGGTAAAGTAATGATCGATTTAGCAGAACGTGTGAAAGATGGCGAAGGGCTTGATCACTTACACATTATTCGTGTGGAACAAATTTACCCATTCCCTGCACAACAAGTGAAAGATATTATCGCTCGCTTCCCGAATGTTAAAGAAATCGTTTGGGTACAAGAAGAACCAAAAAACCAAGGTTCATGGACATATGTTCTTGAAACATTATATGATATCGCTGAAGGCAAAAAAGTACGCTATGTAGGACGTCCTGCAATGAGCTCTACTTCTGAAGGCGATGGCGATTCACATAAAGCAGCACAAGCTAAATTAGTGAACGAAGCACTTGAAAAGTAA
- a CDS encoding two-component sensor histidine kinase yields MKNKLLNLSLKSKWMLAVGVTIFVSYALISVVLYIALQTWLIHNEEKNALRTVDDMTTYFESQGNTVTVQALQNNTALMKAILNQEQTVRVFNLDGIEVMRINDAAPAAQLPQNQNYFSTMIEKQTIAGSESYVIHRVVQIGQFQGIMQLIHPLAAFQSMMNYILTTIFIIGFGAILFSVMISYYLANMLMKPLVQLRDAMSFVRKNGFTAQPKFDYAAKDEIGDLLHMYRTLMNELEISFTKQQQFVADASHELRTPIQVIEGHLSLIKRWGKDEPEVMEESLNTSITEIARMRKMIEELLQLARREQADEHAYADIEQVYEQVKEELLQLYPAAEFHLTVTGEKSAASITEHALAQIFRNILSNSIRYNSNVPNLNVNINYNDSQSSILVTLEDNGIGISEQHLPHIFDRFYRVDASRTNKVAGTGLGLSITKMLADKYEVEIDVESKLQKGTFFYLKLLKK; encoded by the coding sequence ATGAAAAACAAACTTTTGAACCTTTCTTTAAAATCAAAGTGGATGCTTGCGGTAGGTGTAACGATCTTTGTAAGCTATGCCCTAATATCTGTCGTACTGTATATCGCTTTGCAAACCTGGCTTATTCATAATGAAGAGAAAAATGCATTGCGGACGGTCGATGATATGACAACCTATTTTGAATCGCAGGGCAACACTGTTACAGTACAGGCACTGCAGAATAACACGGCTTTGATGAAAGCCATTTTAAATCAGGAACAAACGGTACGCGTATTTAATCTGGATGGTATTGAAGTAATGCGAATTAATGATGCGGCACCGGCTGCACAGCTGCCACAAAATCAAAATTATTTTTCGACGATGATCGAAAAACAGACGATTGCAGGATCCGAAAGCTATGTCATCCACCGAGTCGTTCAAATCGGACAATTTCAAGGGATTATGCAATTAATTCATCCGTTGGCAGCATTTCAATCGATGATGAATTATATTTTGACGACGATTTTTATTATTGGTTTTGGTGCCATTTTATTTTCGGTTATGATCAGCTACTACTTGGCAAATATGTTAATGAAACCGCTTGTCCAGTTACGGGACGCAATGAGCTTTGTCAGAAAAAACGGTTTTACTGCACAGCCTAAATTTGATTATGCGGCAAAAGATGAGATTGGCGATTTACTTCATATGTACCGTACATTAATGAATGAACTTGAAATTTCATTTACAAAGCAACAGCAATTTGTTGCAGACGCCTCGCATGAACTGCGAACACCGATTCAAGTAATTGAAGGCCATTTATCATTAATCAAACGATGGGGTAAAGATGAACCGGAAGTAATGGAAGAATCATTAAATACTTCTATTACTGAAATTGCACGTATGAGAAAAATGATTGAAGAACTGTTACAATTGGCACGCAGGGAGCAAGCGGATGAACATGCTTATGCTGATATAGAACAAGTATACGAACAAGTAAAAGAAGAATTATTGCAGCTGTATCCTGCCGCTGAATTTCACCTGACAGTTACTGGCGAAAAATCGGCAGCCTCCATTACTGAGCATGCCCTAGCGCAAATCTTTAGAAATATTTTGAGTAATAGTATACGATATAATAGCAATGTTCCGAATCTTAATGTGAATATCAATTATAATGATTCACAATCGTCAATCTTAGTTACGTTAGAAGACAATGGGATCGGTATCTCAGAACAGCATTTACCGCATATTTTCGACCGGTTTTACCGGGTGGATGCATCACGTACAAACAAAGTTGCAGGTACTGGACTTGGATTGAGTATTACAAAAATGCTTGCAGATAAATATGAAGTGGAAATTGATGTAGAAAGTAAATTGCAGAAAGGTACCTTTTTTTACCTAAAACTTCTTAAAAAATGA
- a CDS encoding DNA-binding response regulator yields the protein MKKKILIIEDEKNIARFLELELKHEQFETVVAYDGRTGLELAESEQFDCILLDVMLPQLNGIEVCRRIRKTSNVPILLITARDEVMDRVSGLDAGADDYVVKPFAIEELLARIRSILRRVQPAQKSKQLILRELEIDVDAYEVIFENNKIELTRKEFDLLKLLVENRNLVCTRERILEEVWGFDTEVETNVVDVYIRHLRTKLQTEHTPYIETVRGVGYVMRG from the coding sequence ATGAAAAAGAAGATTTTAATAATCGAAGATGAAAAAAATATAGCACGTTTCCTTGAACTGGAGCTTAAGCACGAGCAATTTGAAACGGTTGTTGCATATGATGGGAGAACTGGTCTGGAATTGGCTGAAAGTGAACAATTCGACTGTATTTTGCTCGATGTAATGCTGCCGCAATTAAACGGGATTGAAGTATGTAGAAGAATACGAAAAACAAGCAATGTACCGATTCTCCTTATTACAGCACGAGATGAAGTAATGGACCGCGTTTCAGGATTGGATGCGGGAGCAGATGATTATGTCGTGAAGCCTTTTGCGATAGAAGAATTATTGGCACGGATCCGTTCAATCTTAAGGAGAGTGCAGCCTGCCCAAAAATCTAAACAACTCATTTTAAGGGAGTTGGAAATCGACGTCGATGCTTATGAAGTAATATTTGAAAACAATAAAATCGAACTTACAAGAAAAGAATTTGATCTATTGAAATTACTTGTGGAAAACAGAAACCTTGTATGTACACGGGAACGTATTTTAGAAGAGGTTTGGGGATTTGATACTGAGGTAGAAACTAATGTAGTCGATGTATATATTCGCCATTTGCGTACAAAACTGCAAACAGAACATACTCCGTACATTGAAACCGTACGTGGGGTTGGCTATGTGATGCGCGGGTGA